Proteins encoded within one genomic window of Microbacterium sp. LKL04:
- a CDS encoding AI-2E family transporter, whose protein sequence is MGLFSSSPRSVRLDDGRPVRTAAAGKPASMWSDGFGTLATRSLQVIIVGVIATALILGMLQLTVVVIPVLLALIVASAAAPLMAWLRRIGIPSVFATILTLLAFVVVLGGIGWLVVNAVRDQFDDLSKKAQDGFQSVLAWAETLPFDIDQKQIDEWVGTATDFLTSAQFGSGALAGVSAVANFLTGLVLMIVTLFFFLKDGPRLWEFLIRPFRGSDYDRAVRVGHKAVHTFGAYLRGTAAVAAVDAIGITIGLLFLQIPLALPLGALVFVLAFIPIVGATVAGILAALVALVTNGLVAAIWVVVIVVAVNQLEGNFLQPFLMGRSMKLHAFAVLIALTIGTVLGGIVGAILAVPLTAAAWGIIQVWDGPNTPARWARRRPPVEEKVDTVTAN, encoded by the coding sequence ATGGGCCTCTTTTCGTCATCTCCCCGCTCAGTGCGTCTCGACGACGGACGGCCCGTCCGCACGGCGGCGGCCGGCAAACCCGCGAGCATGTGGTCGGACGGCTTCGGCACCCTCGCGACCCGGTCCCTGCAGGTGATCATCGTCGGGGTCATCGCGACTGCGCTCATCCTCGGGATGCTGCAGCTCACCGTCGTCGTCATCCCCGTCCTTCTCGCCCTCATCGTGGCGTCGGCGGCGGCGCCCCTCATGGCCTGGCTGCGGCGCATCGGCATCCCGTCGGTGTTCGCGACCATCCTCACGCTGCTCGCGTTCGTCGTCGTGCTCGGGGGGATCGGCTGGCTCGTGGTCAACGCCGTCCGCGATCAGTTCGACGACCTGTCCAAGAAGGCGCAGGACGGGTTCCAGAGCGTGCTCGCGTGGGCCGAGACGCTGCCCTTCGACATCGACCAGAAGCAGATCGACGAGTGGGTCGGCACCGCGACCGACTTCCTCACCAGCGCGCAGTTCGGTTCCGGCGCACTGGCCGGAGTGAGCGCTGTCGCGAACTTCCTCACCGGACTCGTCCTCATGATCGTGACACTGTTCTTCTTCCTGAAGGACGGCCCGAGGCTGTGGGAGTTCCTCATCCGTCCGTTCCGCGGATCCGACTACGACCGCGCCGTGCGCGTGGGCCACAAGGCGGTCCATACCTTCGGGGCGTACCTCCGCGGCACGGCGGCCGTCGCCGCGGTGGACGCGATCGGCATCACAATCGGTCTGCTCTTCCTGCAGATCCCGCTCGCCCTCCCGCTCGGTGCGCTCGTGTTCGTGCTGGCGTTCATCCCGATCGTGGGAGCAACGGTCGCCGGGATCCTGGCGGCGCTCGTCGCCCTCGTCACCAACGGTCTGGTCGCGGCGATCTGGGTGGTCGTGATCGTCGTCGCGGTCAACCAGCTCGAGGGCAACTTCCTGCAGCCGTTCCTCATGGGCCGGTCGATGAAGCTGCATGCGTTCGCCGTGCTGATCGCCCTGACGATCGGCACGGTCCTCGGCGGAATCGTGGGGGCGATCCTCGCGGTCCCTCTCACCGCGGCGGCGTGGGGCATCATCCAGGTGTGGGACGGCCCGAACACCCCCGCACGGTGGGCGCGACGCCGGCCACCCGTCGAGGAGAAGGTCGACACCGTCACCGCGAACTGA
- the ligD gene encoding non-homologous end-joining DNA ligase, with translation MASERITLQLPEGRELSLSSPNRIVFPEPGITKHELAEYVISVADPFLRANGHRPVSLERFPATVDGESFFSKNPPKGAPEYVDQVMCTYNSGRRHPQVVLNETAAIVWAVQMNTVVFHPWASLAADTDNPVELRIDLDPQPGTDFADAAAVAPVLREVLREAGLESWLKTSGNRGIHLFCPIEPTHEFLDVRHAVIAAGRELERRMPEKVTTNWWKEERGERIFIDFNQANRDRTMAGAYSPRALPGATVATPITWDELADGVDPAAFTVRTVPDRLAAIGDPWQDLQASPGRIDTLLEWWQRDLEAGLGELPFPPEFPKMPGEPPRVQPSRAKKD, from the coding sequence ATGGCGTCGGAGCGGATCACCCTGCAGCTTCCGGAAGGCAGAGAGCTCTCGCTCTCGAGCCCCAACCGGATCGTCTTCCCCGAACCGGGGATCACGAAACACGAACTCGCCGAGTACGTGATCTCGGTCGCCGACCCATTCCTGCGCGCCAACGGCCACCGGCCCGTGTCGCTGGAGCGGTTCCCAGCGACGGTCGACGGCGAGAGCTTCTTCTCGAAGAACCCACCGAAGGGCGCGCCCGAGTACGTCGACCAGGTGATGTGCACGTACAACAGCGGTCGGCGGCATCCGCAGGTCGTCCTCAACGAGACGGCTGCCATCGTCTGGGCGGTCCAGATGAACACGGTCGTCTTCCATCCGTGGGCCTCTCTCGCTGCGGACACCGACAATCCCGTCGAGTTGCGCATCGACCTCGACCCTCAGCCCGGCACGGACTTCGCCGACGCCGCCGCCGTCGCGCCGGTCCTTCGAGAGGTGCTGCGTGAGGCCGGCCTCGAGTCCTGGCTCAAAACGAGCGGCAATCGCGGCATCCACCTCTTCTGCCCGATCGAGCCCACGCACGAGTTCCTCGACGTCCGTCATGCGGTGATCGCCGCGGGCCGCGAACTGGAGCGACGGATGCCGGAGAAGGTCACCACCAACTGGTGGAAGGAGGAGCGCGGCGAGCGCATCTTCATCGACTTCAATCAGGCCAACCGCGACCGGACGATGGCCGGCGCCTACAGCCCGCGGGCCCTCCCCGGCGCCACGGTCGCCACCCCGATCACGTGGGATGAGCTCGCCGACGGCGTCGACCCCGCCGCGTTCACGGTGCGGACGGTGCCCGACCGACTCGCGGCGATCGGCGATCCGTGGCAGGACCTGCAGGCGTCCCCGGGGCGCATCGACACCCTGCTGGAGTGGTGGCAGCGCGACCTCGAGGCGGGCCTCGGCGAACTGCCGTTCCCGCCGGAGTTCCCGAAGATGCCGGGGGAACCGCCGCGCGTGCAGCCCTCGCGGGCGAAGAAGGACTGA
- a CDS encoding SseB family protein, protein MALFSRRPKKNSDGSDEVPVDAQADLADVQQDVSAAVAAEQADAEDVPFVPISMSTYGQPVQRPEQQRLPQVEETAPERTEGRPGMPDNTLLLTALTEAPEEPDNAAILGVTRQALQGTLYLRIMGDAQAQVAAGEPLRLAISIMNDKKFLLAYTGAAAIQAGLGDDPEGANTSILGQPAQNVLRNVVDAGYDGIVFDHAGPGRRIVLPTGLISRALDQADPEFTIKNLLAGPRTPETARAVVDALVARGGWIAAGSRPDGSMGVAEARSAEGTRYLQVFSHPLEILTLRREDQPMPLTAAQLGQALKSEPELSGFLVDAAGPWIRLEREELDALVTIADAAEAVDGATESDED, encoded by the coding sequence ATGGCTCTGTTCTCCCGCCGTCCGAAGAAGAACTCCGACGGGTCCGATGAGGTTCCCGTCGACGCGCAGGCGGACCTCGCCGACGTTCAGCAGGACGTGAGCGCGGCAGTCGCCGCGGAACAGGCGGATGCCGAAGACGTGCCGTTCGTGCCGATCTCGATGTCGACCTACGGTCAGCCGGTGCAGCGCCCCGAGCAGCAGCGTCTGCCGCAGGTCGAGGAGACCGCCCCCGAGCGGACCGAGGGGCGCCCGGGCATGCCCGACAACACCCTCCTGCTCACCGCGCTCACGGAAGCACCCGAAGAGCCCGACAACGCGGCGATCCTCGGCGTGACGCGCCAGGCGCTGCAGGGCACCCTCTACCTGCGCATCATGGGCGACGCCCAGGCGCAGGTCGCCGCGGGCGAGCCCCTGCGACTCGCGATCTCGATCATGAACGACAAGAAGTTCCTGCTCGCGTACACGGGAGCCGCCGCGATCCAGGCCGGTCTCGGCGACGACCCCGAGGGGGCGAACACGTCCATCCTCGGCCAGCCGGCCCAGAACGTGCTCCGGAACGTCGTCGACGCGGGCTACGACGGAATCGTCTTCGACCACGCCGGTCCTGGCCGTCGCATCGTCCTGCCGACGGGACTCATCTCGCGCGCCCTCGACCAGGCCGACCCCGAATTCACGATCAAGAACCTGCTCGCAGGTCCGCGGACGCCCGAGACGGCTCGCGCCGTCGTCGATGCGCTCGTCGCCCGCGGCGGGTGGATCGCCGCCGGCAGCCGACCGGACGGCAGCATGGGCGTCGCCGAAGCGCGATCCGCCGAAGGCACCCGCTATCTGCAGGTTTTCTCCCACCCCCTCGAGATCCTCACCCTCCGTCGCGAGGACCAGCCCATGCCGCTGACCGCAGCGCAGCTGGGGCAGGCGCTCAAGAGCGAGCCGGAGCTGAGCGGCTTCCTCGTCGACGCCGCCGGACCCTGGATCCGGCTCGAGCGCGAGGAGCTCGATGCGCTCGTCACGATCGCCGACGCGGCGGAAGCGGTCGACGGCGCAACCGAATCCGACGAGGACTGA
- a CDS encoding sunset domain-containing protein, which yields MGASLRRRSVALATGAALLTGTIWALPQAAIADDANPTGSITGTVTGDQIAVGDGLATAWLDAGSHYEVYYGSISANGTYSITGLPAGTYHVGFNELGYDDGETVTSWIEWYNDSLTLEDGTPLEVGDGPVTGIGADLDTIGKVASNPVISGTATVGSKLTVSRGAWPAGAELQYEWYAGEELLQEGTSASLVLGANAVGKRVSVDVYAYLYPTGTPSNDTIQFKRTLETAPVKAAALQASTPSVSGTATVGATLTVKAGTWAKGASLSYQWYASGKKINGATKSTYKISSSLVGKNITVTVTGKKAGHVTTSKGSKATAKVALSATPTISGSAKVGQKLTAKPGRWTSGTRLTYQWYANGKAISKATKSTFTVPSNLKGKKITVKVTGTKSGYATVSTTSRATGAVAAKSTAKPAGSQVAKPSSKTSCPKSHPIKGNQTTRHTKDWIYHVPGGQYYNATHPEQCFATAAAAQKAGYRASKR from the coding sequence ATGGGCGCATCGCTGCGCCGTCGTTCGGTTGCGCTCGCAACCGGCGCGGCACTTCTGACGGGCACAATCTGGGCGCTGCCGCAAGCAGCCATCGCTGACGACGCGAATCCGACCGGGTCGATCACCGGCACGGTGACGGGGGATCAGATCGCGGTCGGCGACGGTCTCGCGACCGCATGGCTCGACGCAGGATCGCACTACGAGGTCTACTACGGATCGATCAGCGCGAACGGCACGTACTCGATCACGGGACTCCCGGCGGGCACGTACCACGTCGGTTTCAACGAGCTCGGCTACGACGACGGGGAGACCGTCACCAGCTGGATCGAGTGGTACAACGACTCGTTGACGCTGGAGGACGGCACGCCTCTGGAAGTGGGAGACGGGCCAGTCACCGGTATCGGCGCCGACCTCGACACGATCGGAAAGGTTGCCAGCAACCCCGTCATCTCCGGTACGGCGACCGTCGGCAGCAAGCTCACTGTGTCCCGCGGCGCATGGCCGGCCGGCGCTGAGCTCCAGTACGAGTGGTATGCGGGCGAGGAACTCCTGCAGGAGGGCACCTCCGCCTCCCTCGTCCTCGGCGCGAACGCCGTGGGCAAGCGGGTCTCGGTCGACGTCTACGCCTACCTCTATCCGACGGGCACGCCGTCGAATGACACCATCCAATTCAAGCGCACTCTCGAGACGGCACCCGTCAAGGCAGCCGCGCTCCAGGCGAGCACGCCGTCGGTGAGCGGAACGGCGACGGTGGGCGCCACGCTCACGGTCAAGGCAGGCACATGGGCGAAGGGGGCATCCCTCTCGTACCAGTGGTACGCCTCGGGAAAGAAGATCAACGGCGCGACGAAGTCGACGTACAAGATCTCGTCCTCGCTCGTCGGCAAGAACATCACGGTGACGGTGACCGGCAAGAAGGCCGGCCACGTCACGACCTCGAAGGGGTCGAAGGCGACGGCGAAGGTTGCGCTTTCGGCGACGCCCACGATCTCGGGAAGCGCCAAGGTCGGTCAGAAGTTGACCGCGAAGCCCGGTCGCTGGACCTCCGGTACCCGCCTGACGTACCAGTGGTACGCGAACGGCAAGGCGATCTCGAAGGCGACGAAGTCGACCTTCACCGTGCCCTCCAACCTCAAGGGCAAGAAGATCACGGTCAAGGTCACCGGCACGAAGTCCGGCTACGCGACGGTGAGCACCACCTCGCGCGCCACCGGCGCGGTAGCGGCGAAGTCGACAGCCAAGCCGGCTGGTAGCCAGGTGGCCAAGCCCTCGAGTAAGACCTCATGCCCGAAGAGCCACCCCATCAAGGGGAACCAGACGACTCGTCACACGAAGGACTGGATCTACCACGTGCCGGGTGGGCAGTACTACAACGCCACCCATCCCGAGCAGTGCTTCGCCACAGCAGCCGCGGCACAGAAGGCTGGGTACCGCGCGTCCAAGCGCTGA
- a CDS encoding ATP-dependent helicase: MSDSIKPVIVGAGAPRSAGDSRPDEDLLAGLNLPQREAVTHRGPALLIVAGAGSGKTSVLTRRIASLLRTREAYPSQILAITFTNKAAGEMRERVHQLVGDSAQGMWISTFHSACVRILRREADQFGFTKSFTIYDSGDSRALIKRLVKEHEGDSFGFTPAAVQGRISKLKNELADAESYARQANMSDPAERVFVEIFADYQRSLQKANAFDFDDLIAQTVYLFRAFPHVADVYRKRFRHVLVDEYQDTNHAQYALIHELTRPVVGKAGDAFSSGGMMIFEPDEAPEIEGASLTVVGDSDQSIYAFRGADIRNISEFERDFPGAKVVLLEQNYRSTQNILSAANAVIGHNFDRKDKKLWTDVGDGDPIIGFTGYSQHDEAQFVADEVEALHRKGVDYSQVAVFYRTNSQSRALEEIFIRSAVPYKIMGGTKFYDRAEIKDAMAYLIAVANPADEMAVRRILNRPRRGIGDVTETAIARYAASEGITFRDALANASALGVGAKVQKAIAELDAVLVEASEIMLPSSGEIAPSTSVTEGLRVLLNKSGYYDALRMSKDPQDEARVENLDELVAVTREFARNNPNGTLLDFLTEVTLVSDADDLDDASGSVSLMTMHTAKGLEFDAVFVTGVEEDLIPHRISAGEPGGPQEERRLFYVALTRARKRLHLSLAMTRAQFGEVSAAMPSRFLQEIPHELIDWRQSPGDVNSRGGMQSRALNGRPGGGSRFGGSESSRYGDDLVPLPKREKSDALAKFANRIPAKIRDNGDMELAAGDRIRHDDFGEGKVDMVTGEGAKRVAHVRFDTAGPKKLLIKVAPITKL; this comes from the coding sequence ATGAGCGACTCCATCAAGCCCGTCATCGTCGGCGCCGGAGCGCCCCGCTCCGCGGGCGATTCCCGCCCCGACGAGGACCTCCTCGCCGGCCTGAACCTGCCCCAGCGCGAGGCCGTCACCCACCGCGGACCGGCGCTGCTGATCGTCGCGGGTGCGGGCTCGGGCAAGACGAGCGTGCTCACGCGACGCATCGCCTCTCTGCTGCGCACGCGCGAGGCGTACCCGAGTCAGATCCTCGCGATCACCTTCACCAACAAGGCCGCGGGCGAGATGCGCGAACGCGTACACCAGCTCGTCGGCGACAGTGCGCAGGGCATGTGGATCTCGACCTTCCACTCCGCGTGCGTGCGCATCCTGCGCCGCGAGGCCGACCAGTTCGGCTTCACGAAGAGCTTCACGATCTACGACTCCGGTGACTCCCGCGCGCTCATCAAGCGCCTGGTCAAGGAGCACGAGGGCGACTCGTTCGGCTTCACCCCCGCCGCCGTTCAGGGGCGCATCTCCAAGCTGAAGAACGAGCTGGCCGATGCCGAGTCCTACGCCCGGCAGGCGAACATGAGCGACCCCGCCGAGCGCGTCTTCGTCGAGATTTTCGCGGACTACCAGCGCTCGCTCCAGAAGGCCAACGCCTTCGACTTCGACGACCTCATCGCGCAGACCGTCTACCTCTTCCGTGCGTTCCCGCACGTCGCGGACGTGTACCGCAAACGGTTCCGGCACGTCCTCGTCGACGAGTACCAGGACACCAATCACGCCCAGTACGCCCTCATCCACGAGCTGACCCGGCCCGTCGTCGGCAAAGCAGGCGATGCGTTCTCGAGCGGCGGCATGATGATCTTCGAGCCCGATGAGGCCCCCGAGATCGAGGGCGCATCGCTCACCGTCGTCGGCGACTCGGATCAGTCGATCTACGCCTTCCGCGGCGCCGACATCCGCAACATCAGCGAGTTCGAGCGCGACTTCCCGGGTGCCAAGGTCGTGCTCCTCGAGCAGAACTACCGCTCGACGCAGAACATCCTGTCGGCCGCGAACGCCGTCATCGGCCACAACTTCGACCGCAAGGACAAGAAGCTCTGGACCGACGTCGGTGACGGTGACCCGATCATCGGGTTCACCGGGTACTCGCAGCACGACGAGGCGCAGTTCGTCGCCGACGAGGTCGAGGCCCTGCATCGCAAGGGCGTCGATTACTCGCAGGTGGCCGTGTTCTATCGGACGAACTCCCAGTCCCGTGCGCTGGAGGAGATCTTCATCCGCTCCGCCGTCCCGTACAAGATCATGGGCGGCACGAAGTTCTATGACCGCGCCGAGATCAAGGACGCCATGGCGTACCTCATCGCGGTGGCGAACCCCGCCGACGAGATGGCGGTGCGCCGCATCCTGAACCGGCCGCGACGCGGCATCGGCGACGTCACCGAGACCGCGATCGCCCGATACGCGGCATCCGAGGGCATCACGTTCCGCGACGCCCTCGCGAACGCGTCGGCGCTCGGCGTCGGGGCGAAGGTGCAGAAGGCGATCGCCGAGCTGGATGCCGTCCTTGTCGAGGCATCCGAGATCATGCTCCCGAGCTCGGGCGAGATTGCGCCGTCGACGTCGGTGACCGAGGGACTTCGCGTCCTGCTCAACAAGTCCGGCTACTACGACGCGCTGCGGATGTCGAAAGACCCGCAGGACGAAGCGCGCGTCGAGAACCTCGACGAACTCGTCGCCGTGACGCGAGAGTTCGCCCGTAACAACCCCAACGGGACGCTGCTCGACTTCCTGACCGAGGTGACGCTGGTGTCGGATGCCGATGACCTCGACGATGCCAGCGGTTCGGTATCGCTCATGACGATGCACACGGCCAAGGGCCTCGAGTTCGACGCCGTCTTCGTGACCGGAGTCGAAGAGGACCTCATTCCGCACCGCATCTCGGCGGGGGAGCCCGGCGGCCCTCAGGAGGAGCGGCGCCTGTTCTACGTCGCCCTCACGCGTGCCCGCAAGCGACTGCACCTGTCGCTCGCGATGACCCGCGCGCAGTTCGGCGAGGTGTCGGCGGCGATGCCCAGCCGGTTCCTGCAGGAGATCCCGCACGAGCTGATCGACTGGCGGCAGTCGCCGGGCGACGTGAACTCGCGCGGCGGCATGCAGTCCCGAGCTCTGAACGGTCGGCCCGGAGGCGGCTCCCGGTTCGGCGGATCCGAATCGAGCCGGTACGGCGACGACCTCGTGCCGCTCCCGAAGCGGGAGAAGTCCGACGCGCTCGCGAAGTTCGCCAACCGCATCCCGGCCAAGATCCGCGACAACGGCGACATGGAGCTCGCGGCGGGCGACCGCATCCGTCACGACGACTTCGGCGAGGGCAAGGTCGACATGGTCACCGGCGAGGGCGCGAAGCGGGTCGCCCACGTCCGGTTCGACACCGCAGGCCCGAAGAAGCTCCTGATCAAGGTCGCGCCGATCACCAAGCTCTGA
- a CDS encoding FUSC family protein has protein sequence MPRTTPRLTAAQLALGLRRAGGDIFTPRRLILALKTAIAAGIAWFFAPFVPFADAEYSYYAPLGVLVSMYPTVADSARAGVQSLIGLACGIAIGFGGLALVAAGAPGIVALALVVLVGVTLGGIRALGVGRDWVALAGLFVLLLSKNDPDGFSSSYLATMAFGVLVGVVANFVLVPPLYLQSARDRLSELRAAVASALDRAADSAGKAEPDLPSLREDGDALAELVVAVAADVDEASRSERANIRARGVGGVHDENAQRWWGLERAAYLTRDLLDVLGQHERLDERHGDPALLDAAMRRVAELMATPPADDEMTTRVDAAWRAIDAYAESLPAPDGTSDAHDQPGLWLAATLGRITDISRRVSDALA, from the coding sequence ATGCCCCGCACCACCCCACGACTGACGGCGGCGCAGTTGGCGCTCGGCCTGCGCCGAGCCGGCGGGGACATCTTCACTCCGCGGCGCCTGATCCTCGCCCTCAAAACCGCCATCGCGGCGGGGATCGCCTGGTTCTTCGCTCCGTTCGTGCCGTTCGCCGACGCCGAGTACTCGTACTACGCACCCCTCGGCGTTCTCGTGAGCATGTACCCGACGGTCGCCGACTCCGCGCGCGCCGGCGTCCAGTCGCTCATCGGTCTGGCCTGCGGCATCGCGATCGGGTTCGGCGGACTCGCCCTCGTCGCCGCGGGAGCGCCCGGGATCGTCGCCCTCGCGCTCGTGGTGCTCGTCGGAGTGACGCTCGGCGGCATCCGAGCCCTCGGTGTCGGACGCGACTGGGTGGCCCTCGCCGGACTGTTCGTGCTGCTGCTGAGCAAGAACGATCCCGACGGCTTCTCGTCGTCGTACCTCGCCACGATGGCCTTCGGTGTGCTCGTCGGCGTCGTCGCGAACTTCGTGCTCGTCCCGCCCTTGTATCTGCAGTCCGCACGCGACCGCCTGTCCGAGTTACGCGCCGCCGTCGCCTCCGCGCTCGACCGCGCAGCTGATTCGGCGGGGAAGGCAGAGCCCGACCTCCCCAGCCTCCGGGAGGACGGCGACGCGCTCGCCGAGTTGGTCGTCGCCGTGGCCGCCGATGTGGACGAGGCATCCCGGTCCGAAAGAGCGAACATCCGCGCGCGGGGCGTCGGCGGAGTCCACGATGAGAACGCGCAGCGATGGTGGGGACTGGAGCGGGCGGCGTATCTCACCCGCGATCTGCTCGACGTCCTCGGGCAGCATGAGCGTCTCGACGAGCGGCACGGCGATCCTGCTCTGCTCGACGCCGCAATGCGGCGGGTCGCGGAGCTCATGGCCACTCCGCCCGCCGACGACGAGATGACGACGAGGGTGGATGCCGCATGGCGGGCCATCGACGCCTACGCGGAGTCCCTCCCCGCCCCCGATGGAACCTCCGACGCCCACGATCAGCCGGGGCTGTGGCTCGCTGCGACACTCGGACGCATCACCGACATCTCGCGGCGGGTCTCCGACGCGCTGGCCTGA
- a CDS encoding glycosyltransferase family 2 protein has product MISRFRNRVSTTAVVAVWCALVVPAVLWALGEGTALAMSFAMASAVTWIAGGRAAGLWWRSSIGRRVPVEPAARGAERIALLVCICDDLDEAAIIRSSRQDVPVGVVLLDDSADAGARARVDALAVSRGWQVIRRERRSGFKAGNLNAGIARLRGRYDAYLICDSDVVLDAGVARVCGAELADPTVAVAQASPSASIGKTRFARYFGPLLATHLGVTRRGRAAHGVTAFLGRGALVRAAAVDDVGGFPEAVAEDLAMTVRLRRRGWRVVDADVAFTEDYPIDYAAFRVQMRKTAEGAVEFLRRPGRMRGLRVREALDLALETALVPVTALAGAATLVTGAALAGTGTPPPVWVMIVSALAAAAPLLPEAVRRARSQRLAAGIAFALAAGLLYASTTFVVLAAVVRTGLGRRATFWVTPKTTSRRGAADTAAVLRDEMLLVPLLAVGAVLVSGSPLAAGGPLGPAALAALFTVGMLRRRSRTDRALVPIPSTRHATAMPHRTPAATIPHRSRTLAG; this is encoded by the coding sequence GTGATTTCGCGATTCCGGAACCGGGTCTCGACCACCGCGGTCGTCGCCGTCTGGTGCGCCCTCGTCGTACCCGCGGTCCTCTGGGCCCTGGGGGAGGGGACCGCGCTGGCGATGTCCTTCGCCATGGCGAGCGCCGTCACGTGGATCGCGGGCGGACGCGCGGCGGGGCTCTGGTGGCGTTCGTCGATCGGGCGCCGTGTGCCTGTCGAGCCTGCGGCGAGGGGGGCCGAGCGGATCGCCCTGCTCGTGTGCATCTGCGACGACCTCGACGAGGCGGCGATCATCCGCAGTTCCCGCCAGGACGTCCCGGTCGGCGTCGTGCTGCTCGACGACTCGGCGGACGCCGGCGCGAGGGCACGCGTCGATGCGCTCGCCGTCTCGCGCGGCTGGCAGGTGATCCGCCGTGAACGCAGATCCGGCTTCAAAGCGGGCAACCTGAACGCCGGGATCGCACGGCTCCGCGGCCGCTACGATGCCTACCTCATCTGCGACAGCGACGTCGTCCTGGACGCCGGAGTCGCGCGGGTCTGCGGGGCGGAGCTCGCCGACCCGACGGTCGCCGTCGCACAGGCCTCACCCTCGGCATCCATCGGCAAGACCCGCTTCGCGCGCTACTTCGGGCCTCTGCTGGCCACCCACCTCGGTGTCACCCGCCGGGGGCGTGCAGCGCACGGGGTGACCGCCTTCCTCGGACGCGGCGCACTGGTTCGTGCCGCGGCCGTCGACGACGTCGGCGGGTTCCCCGAGGCGGTCGCCGAAGACCTCGCCATGACCGTGCGACTGCGGCGGCGGGGGTGGCGGGTCGTCGATGCCGACGTCGCTTTCACCGAGGACTACCCGATCGACTACGCGGCCTTCCGGGTGCAGATGCGCAAAACCGCCGAGGGGGCCGTCGAGTTCCTGCGCCGCCCCGGGCGGATGCGCGGGCTCCGCGTTCGCGAAGCGCTCGACCTCGCGCTCGAGACGGCTCTCGTCCCGGTGACCGCCCTCGCCGGGGCGGCGACGCTCGTCACGGGAGCGGCGCTCGCCGGCACCGGTACGCCGCCCCCGGTCTGGGTCATGATCGTGTCCGCGCTCGCCGCGGCGGCACCGCTCCTGCCCGAGGCGGTGCGTCGGGCGCGGTCGCAGCGACTCGCCGCGGGAATCGCCTTCGCCCTCGCCGCGGGACTGCTCTACGCCTCCACGACGTTCGTCGTCCTCGCCGCCGTCGTCCGCACGGGGCTCGGCCGGCGGGCGACGTTCTGGGTGACGCCCAAGACCACGTCCCGGCGCGGAGCGGCCGACACGGCAGCGGTCCTGCGGGACGAGATGCTCCTGGTCCCGCTTCTCGCCGTCGGCGCCGTCCTCGTCTCCGGCTCGCCGCTGGCAGCGGGCGGCCCGCTCGGTCCCGCTGCGCTGGCGGCACTGTTCACCGTCGGCATGCTGCGGCGCCGGTCTCGCACCGATCGGGCGCTCGTGCCGATTCCGTCCACACGACACGCGACGGCGATGCCGCACCGCACGCCCGCGGCGACCATCCCGCACCGCTCGCGGACGCTGGCCGGCTGA
- a CDS encoding LuxR C-terminal-related transcriptional regulator produces MSDASRGGEPVRVVIVDDHSIFRSGLRADLDSSVRVVGEAADVDGAVAVIASERPDVVLLDVHLPGAEGAAHSLGGEAVILGSAETSTRFLALSVSDAAADVVRVIRAGARGYITKGSSGADVSRAVHAVAGGDAVFSPRLAGFVLDAFGAAAGETASVDDELDRLSGREQEVMRLIARGYAYKEVARELFISVKTVETHVSSVLRKLQLSSRHELTAWASERRLL; encoded by the coding sequence GTGAGTGACGCATCGCGCGGCGGCGAACCCGTCCGGGTCGTCATCGTCGACGACCACTCGATCTTCCGGTCCGGGCTCCGGGCCGACCTCGACTCCTCCGTCCGCGTCGTCGGCGAGGCGGCGGATGTCGACGGTGCCGTGGCGGTCATCGCTTCGGAGCGGCCCGATGTCGTCCTGCTCGACGTGCATCTGCCCGGCGCAGAGGGCGCCGCCCATTCGCTCGGCGGCGAGGCGGTCATCCTCGGCTCGGCGGAGACGTCCACGCGCTTCCTCGCGCTGAGCGTGTCGGATGCCGCCGCCGACGTCGTCCGGGTCATCCGCGCCGGCGCGCGCGGGTACATCACCAAGGGATCCTCGGGAGCGGACGTGAGCCGCGCCGTGCACGCGGTCGCGGGCGGGGATGCCGTGTTCTCACCGCGGCTGGCGGGGTTCGTCCTCGATGCCTTCGGCGCCGCGGCGGGGGAGACGGCCTCGGTCGACGACGAACTCGACCGCCTGTCCGGGCGTGAGCAGGAGGTCATGCGGCTCATCGCCCGGGGGTACGCCTACAAGGAGGTGGCGCGGGAGCTGTTCATCTCGGTCAAGACCGTCGAGACCCACGTGTCGTCGGTGCTGCGGAAGCTGCAGCTGTCGTCCCGTCATGAGCTGACGGCATGGGCGTCGGAGCGGCGCCTGCTGTGA